In Rahnella aquatilis CIP 78.65 = ATCC 33071, one DNA window encodes the following:
- a CDS encoding D-alanine--D-alanine ligase has product MSEKVAVLLGGTSAERDVSLQSGAAVLAGLRESGVDAHGIDTKTFNVALLREEGYSKVFIALHGRGGEDGTLQGLLEQIGLPYTGSGVMASALTMDKFRTKLVWQALGLPVAPFVTLHRSQIEEAGQGTLAVKIAELGLPVIVKPSREGSSVGMSKVTTEKELLPALQEGFRHDDNVLIEKWLSGPEYTVAIVGNQVMPSIRIQPAGTFYDYQAKYLSDETQYFCPSGLSEAQEQQLTALALQAYQALDCSGWGRVDVMQDGDGNFNLLEVNTSPGMTSHSLVPMAAKHAGLSFPQLVFRILELAD; this is encoded by the coding sequence ATGTCTGAGAAAGTAGCGGTATTGTTGGGTGGTACTTCCGCAGAACGCGATGTGTCATTACAGTCAGGCGCCGCGGTGCTGGCTGGTTTACGCGAATCCGGTGTTGATGCCCACGGCATCGATACCAAAACGTTCAATGTGGCGCTTCTCAGGGAAGAAGGGTACAGCAAAGTCTTTATCGCACTTCACGGTCGTGGTGGCGAAGACGGGACATTGCAGGGTTTGCTGGAGCAAATCGGTTTACCCTATACCGGCAGCGGTGTGATGGCTTCTGCGCTGACGATGGATAAATTCCGCACCAAACTGGTGTGGCAGGCTTTAGGGCTTCCGGTTGCGCCGTTTGTCACATTGCATCGTTCACAAATTGAGGAGGCAGGGCAGGGCACTCTGGCGGTAAAAATCGCCGAATTAGGCCTGCCGGTGATCGTCAAGCCAAGCCGTGAAGGTTCCAGCGTCGGGATGAGTAAAGTGACGACCGAAAAAGAGTTGTTGCCCGCCCTGCAGGAAGGCTTCCGTCATGACGATAACGTACTGATCGAAAAATGGCTGAGCGGCCCGGAATATACCGTGGCTATTGTTGGTAATCAGGTGATGCCATCGATTCGCATCCAGCCAGCCGGTACGTTTTATGACTATCAGGCAAAATATCTGTCTGATGAAACACAATATTTTTGCCCGAGCGGTTTAAGCGAAGCGCAGGAGCAGCAGTTGACTGCGCTGGCCTTGCAGGCTTATCAGGCGCTCGATTGCAGCGGCTGGGGACGTGTCGACGTCATGCAGGATGGTGACGGCAACTTCAATTTACTGGAAGTGAACACATCGCCGGGAATGACCAGTCACAGTCTGGTGCCCATGGCGGCTAAACACGCCGGGCTGAGCTTCCCGCAACTCGTTTTCCGTATTCTGGAACTGGCAGACTGA
- the murC gene encoding UDP-N-acetylmuramate--L-alanine ligase, giving the protein MNTQQLAKLRTFVPEMHRVRHIHFVGIGGAGMGGIAEVLANEGYQISGSDLAPNAVTQQLTALGATIYFNHRPENVLDASVVVVSTAISSDNPEIVAAREARIPVIRRAEMLAELMRFRHGIAVAGTHGKTTTTAMVTSIYAEAGLDPTFVNGGLVKAAGTHARLGSSRFLIAEADESDASFLHLQPMVAIVTNIEADHMDTYQGDFEILKQTFINFLHNLPFYGRAVMCIDDPVIRELIPRVGRHMTTYGFSEDADVVIENYRQVGAQGHFTLRRQDLPLISVTLNAPGRHNALNAAAAVAVATDENISDDAILRALAGFQGTGRRFDFLGEYALENVNGKTGSAMLVDDYGHHPTEVDATIKAARAGWANKRLVMIFQPHRYTRTRDLYDDFANVLSQVDVLIMLDVYPAGEAPIPGADSRSLCRTIRARGKLDPILVSDIEAVPESLAQILEGDDLVLVQGAGNVGRVARKLADQKLQPVKKGEEHHV; this is encoded by the coding sequence GTGAATACACAACAATTGGCGAAACTGCGTACCTTCGTGCCCGAGATGCATCGTGTCCGGCACATTCACTTTGTTGGCATCGGTGGTGCCGGCATGGGTGGTATCGCCGAAGTGTTGGCCAATGAAGGCTATCAGATCAGCGGTTCTGATTTAGCACCTAACGCGGTGACTCAGCAACTGACTGCACTGGGCGCGACGATTTATTTCAATCATCGCCCTGAGAACGTGCTGGATGCGAGTGTAGTGGTAGTTTCCACCGCGATTTCATCCGATAACCCGGAAATTGTCGCGGCGCGTGAAGCCCGTATTCCGGTGATCCGCCGCGCAGAAATGCTCGCTGAACTGATGCGTTTTCGTCACGGCATCGCTGTGGCAGGTACGCACGGTAAAACCACCACCACGGCGATGGTGACCAGTATTTATGCCGAGGCCGGGCTGGATCCGACCTTTGTAAACGGTGGCTTAGTGAAAGCCGCAGGCACGCATGCGCGTCTGGGTTCAAGCCGTTTTCTGATTGCTGAAGCAGACGAAAGCGATGCGTCTTTCCTGCATCTGCAACCGATGGTGGCCATTGTGACCAACATCGAAGCAGATCATATGGATACGTATCAGGGTGACTTTGAAATCCTGAAACAAACGTTCATCAATTTTCTGCATAACCTGCCGTTCTACGGGCGTGCAGTAATGTGTATTGATGATCCGGTGATCCGTGAGCTGATCCCACGCGTAGGCCGTCATATGACGACGTACGGTTTCAGTGAAGACGCCGATGTGGTTATCGAAAATTACCGTCAGGTGGGCGCGCAAGGGCACTTCACGCTGCGCCGTCAGGATTTGCCGCTGATAAGCGTTACGCTGAATGCGCCGGGTCGTCACAATGCGCTGAACGCCGCAGCCGCAGTAGCCGTAGCGACTGATGAGAATATCAGCGATGACGCTATTTTGCGCGCGCTGGCAGGTTTCCAGGGTACCGGACGACGTTTTGATTTCCTGGGCGAATACGCGCTGGAAAATGTGAACGGTAAAACGGGTAGTGCGATGCTGGTTGATGACTACGGTCACCATCCGACAGAAGTGGATGCCACGATCAAAGCCGCGCGTGCGGGCTGGGCAAACAAGCGCCTGGTGATGATCTTTCAGCCGCACCGTTACACCCGTACCCGCGATTTGTACGACGATTTCGCCAACGTGCTTTCGCAGGTTGATGTGCTGATCATGCTGGATGTGTATCCGGCCGGTGAAGCGCCGATCCCGGGCGCGGACAGCCGCTCGTTGTGCCGCACTATTCGCGCACGCGGCAAGCTTGATCCGATTTTGGTTTCTGATATTGAGGCGGTGCCGGAAAGTCTGGCGCAAATCCTCGAAGGTGACGATTTAGTTCTGGTTCAGGGCGCCGGTAATGTCGGCAGAGTAGCCCGTAAATTGGCAGATCAAAAGCTGCAGCCAGTTAAGAAAGGTGAAGAACATCATGTCTGA
- the murG gene encoding undecaprenyldiphospho-muramoylpentapeptide beta-N-acetylglucosaminyltransferase, whose product MSGNTRRLMVMAGGTGGHVFPGLAVAHHLIAQGWEVRWLGTADRMEADLVPKHGIEIDFIKIAGLRGKGLKAQLTAPVRIYHAWRQAKAIMKRFQPDVVLGMGGYVSGPGGLAAWSLGIPVVLHEQNGIAGMTNKGLSHIAKKVLQAFPGAFPHADVVGNPVRTDVLALELPQTRLAGREGPIRVLVIGGSQGARVLNQTMPEVAALMGDKITLWHQVGKGALESVNQAYEKAGQTLHNVTEFIDDMAEAYAWADVVLCRSGALTVSEIAAAGLPAIFVPFQHKDRQQYWNALPLEKAGAAKIIEQKDFSAAAVADVMAGWDRTHLLEMAMAARAAAIPDATERVAAEVVAASKK is encoded by the coding sequence ATGAGTGGCAATACCCGGCGTTTAATGGTGATGGCAGGTGGTACCGGGGGGCATGTTTTCCCTGGACTGGCAGTGGCCCATCATCTTATCGCGCAAGGTTGGGAAGTTCGCTGGCTGGGTACAGCAGACCGAATGGAAGCGGATTTGGTTCCAAAACATGGGATCGAGATTGATTTCATTAAAATCGCCGGATTGCGTGGGAAAGGTCTGAAAGCGCAACTAACGGCACCGGTTCGCATATATCATGCGTGGCGTCAGGCGAAGGCCATCATGAAACGCTTCCAGCCTGATGTGGTATTAGGCATGGGCGGATATGTGTCTGGCCCCGGTGGGCTGGCAGCCTGGTCACTGGGCATTCCGGTGGTATTACACGAGCAAAATGGCATTGCCGGCATGACCAATAAAGGTTTGTCGCACATTGCTAAAAAAGTATTGCAGGCGTTTCCGGGGGCATTTCCACATGCTGACGTTGTGGGCAATCCGGTACGTACCGACGTACTGGCGCTGGAATTACCACAAACCCGGCTGGCCGGACGTGAAGGCCCGATCCGTGTATTAGTGATCGGTGGCAGTCAGGGCGCGCGGGTCCTTAATCAGACCATGCCGGAAGTGGCGGCGCTGATGGGTGACAAAATTACGTTGTGGCATCAGGTCGGTAAAGGTGCGCTTGAGTCAGTGAATCAGGCTTATGAAAAAGCCGGTCAGACGCTGCATAACGTGACCGAATTCATTGATGACATGGCAGAGGCGTATGCCTGGGCTGATGTGGTGCTTTGTCGCTCCGGTGCATTAACGGTCAGCGAGATTGCCGCCGCCGGTTTACCGGCCATTTTTGTGCCTTTCCAGCACAAAGACCGCCAGCAGTACTGGAATGCGCTACCGCTGGAGAAAGCCGGGGCAGCGAAGATTATCGAGCAGAAAGATTTTAGTGCCGCCGCCGTCGCTGATGTGATGGCCGGATGGGACAGAACCCATCTGCTGGAAATGGCGATGGCCGCACGTGCCGCTGCCATCCCTGATGCGACAGAGCGTGTTGCCGCAGAAGTGGTTGCCGCCAGCAAAAAATGA
- the ftsW gene encoding cell division protein FtsW: MRIPGLSLVGKFNDWVMGAKESESVTLVLYDRTLLWLTFGLAIVGFVMVTSASMPIGQRLADDPFLFAKRDAIYLGLAFGLSLVTLRVPMAVWQKYSNVLLLLSVIMLLVVLVVGSSVNGASRWISLGPLRIQPAEFSKLSLFCYLASYLVRKVDEVRSNFWGFCKPMGVMVVLAVLLLAQPDLGTVVVLFITTLAMLFLAGAKMWQFLAIIGSGVFAVVLLVLAEPYRMRRVTSFWNPWADPFGSGYQLTQSLMAFGRGEFWGQGLGNSVQKLEYLPEAHTDFIFSILGEELGYFGVVLALLMVFFVAFRAMSIGRRALETDQRFSGFLACSIGVWFSFQALVNVGAAAGMLPTKGLTLPLISYGGSSLLIMSTAIVLLLRVDFETRLAKAQAFVRSAR, encoded by the coding sequence ATTCGGATCCCCGGCCTGAGCCTCGTCGGCAAATTTAATGACTGGGTGATGGGTGCCAAAGAAAGCGAGTCCGTCACACTGGTGTTGTATGACCGGACTTTGCTGTGGCTGACCTTCGGGCTGGCTATCGTCGGCTTCGTGATGGTGACATCGGCGTCGATGCCGATTGGCCAGCGTCTGGCAGACGATCCGTTTTTGTTTGCTAAACGTGATGCGATTTATCTCGGTCTGGCTTTTGGTTTATCGCTGGTGACATTACGTGTCCCGATGGCGGTCTGGCAGAAGTACAGCAACGTCCTGCTGCTGCTCTCGGTCATCATGCTGCTGGTGGTACTGGTGGTGGGCAGCTCGGTTAACGGGGCATCACGCTGGATTTCTCTCGGGCCGCTGCGTATTCAGCCAGCCGAGTTCTCCAAGTTGTCACTATTCTGCTACCTCGCCAGCTATCTGGTGCGCAAAGTGGATGAAGTGCGCAGTAACTTTTGGGGCTTCTGCAAACCGATGGGTGTGATGGTCGTGCTGGCCGTCTTGCTGTTGGCTCAGCCGGACCTTGGTACGGTGGTTGTACTGTTCATCACCACGCTGGCGATGTTATTCCTGGCGGGGGCAAAGATGTGGCAGTTCCTGGCCATTATCGGTTCGGGCGTATTCGCTGTGGTACTGCTGGTTCTTGCCGAGCCATACCGTATGCGCCGCGTGACATCGTTCTGGAATCCATGGGCAGATCCGTTTGGTAGCGGCTACCAGTTAACCCAGTCACTGATGGCATTTGGTCGAGGTGAATTTTGGGGACAAGGTTTAGGTAATTCCGTCCAGAAACTGGAGTATTTACCTGAAGCACACACCGACTTTATCTTCTCCATTTTAGGCGAGGAATTGGGGTATTTCGGTGTGGTTCTCGCCCTGTTAATGGTATTCTTCGTCGCTTTTCGTGCCATGTCTATCGGGCGTCGGGCGTTAGAAACCGACCAGCGTTTTTCCGGGTTTTTAGCCTGTTCAATTGGCGTGTGGTTTAGCTTCCAGGCGTTGGTTAACGTCGGGGCTGCGGCGGGCATGTTGCCCACTAAAGGCCTGACACTGCCGCTCATCAGTTACGGTGGTTCGAGCCTGTTAATTATGTCGACGGCAATCGTGTTATTGCTGCGAGTGGATTTTGAAACGCGGCTGGCAAAAGCCCAGGCGTTTGTAAGGAGTGCCCGATGA
- the murD gene encoding UDP-N-acetylmuramoyl-L-alanine--D-glutamate ligase, producing the protein MADYQGKKVVIIGLGLTGLSCVDFFVARGVTPRVIDTRVSPPGLDKLADNIECHLGSLNEDWLLDADLIISSPGVALATPALSAAAEAGVEIIGDIELFCRETQTPIVAITGSNGKSTVTMLVGEMAKAAGWRAGVGGNIGLPVLTMLDHEYDLFVLELSSFQLETTHSLHAAAATILNVTEDHMDRYPFGLQQYRAAKLKVYENAALCVVNADDALTMPVRGADKRCVSFGVDVGDYHLTRQQDDIWLRVRGEKVLNTREMPLTGRHNYTNALAALALADAVGIPHASSLKALTTFTGLAHRFQVAWQHNGVCWINDSKATNVGSTEAALNGLHIDGTLHLLLGGDGKSADFSPLTRYLQGDNLRIYCFGRDGAALADLRPDVSSLFETMEQAMRDISTRVVSGDMVLLSPACASLDQFRSFEQRGDVFTALAKELG; encoded by the coding sequence ATGGCTGACTATCAGGGTAAAAAAGTGGTCATCATCGGGCTGGGTCTTACCGGCCTGTCTTGTGTTGATTTCTTTGTTGCACGTGGTGTAACGCCGCGTGTCATTGATACCCGCGTCAGCCCGCCAGGACTCGATAAACTGGCGGATAACATTGAGTGTCATCTCGGTTCACTCAATGAAGACTGGCTGCTGGACGCTGATTTGATCATTTCAAGTCCGGGTGTTGCGCTGGCAACGCCGGCACTGAGCGCAGCTGCAGAGGCAGGTGTGGAAATCATTGGCGATATCGAATTGTTCTGCCGTGAAACGCAAACTCCGATTGTGGCTATTACCGGTTCGAACGGCAAAAGCACCGTCACCATGCTGGTCGGTGAGATGGCGAAAGCGGCCGGATGGCGCGCGGGCGTGGGCGGCAATATCGGTTTGCCTGTGCTGACCATGCTGGATCACGAATATGATTTGTTTGTGCTTGAGCTTTCCAGCTTCCAGCTTGAAACCACGCACAGTCTGCATGCGGCGGCGGCGACCATTCTCAACGTAACTGAAGACCATATGGATCGCTATCCGTTTGGTTTGCAGCAATACCGTGCAGCCAAGCTGAAAGTGTATGAGAACGCAGCATTGTGCGTTGTCAATGCCGACGATGCGCTGACCATGCCGGTACGTGGCGCGGATAAACGCTGCGTGAGTTTTGGTGTTGATGTGGGCGATTACCATCTGACCCGTCAGCAGGATGATATCTGGTTACGTGTGCGTGGCGAGAAGGTGCTGAATACCCGCGAGATGCCGCTGACAGGACGCCATAACTACACCAATGCGCTGGCGGCGCTGGCCCTGGCGGATGCCGTCGGTATTCCCCATGCGTCCAGCCTGAAAGCACTGACGACCTTTACCGGTTTGGCTCATCGTTTTCAGGTGGCATGGCAGCACAATGGCGTGTGCTGGATTAATGATTCGAAGGCGACCAATGTGGGCAGCACTGAAGCGGCATTGAACGGGTTGCATATTGACGGCACGCTGCACCTGCTGTTGGGCGGGGACGGAAAGTCTGCCGATTTTTCGCCACTGACGCGTTATTTGCAGGGCGACAATCTGCGTATTTATTGCTTTGGCCGTGATGGAGCGGCGCTTGCGGATTTACGTCCTGACGTTTCTTCCTTGTTTGAAACGATGGAGCAGGCGATGCGTGATATCAGCACGCGGGTGGTTTCCGGCGACATGGTTTTACTGTCGCCAGCCTGCGCGAGTCTGGATCAGTTCCGCAGTTTTGAACAACGCGGCGATGTCTTCACCGCGCTGGCGAAGGAGTTGGGTTGA
- the mraY gene encoding phospho-N-acetylmuramoyl-pentapeptide-transferase, translating to MLVWLAEHLVKYYSGFNVFSYLTFRAIVSLLTALFLSLWIGPRMIARLQKMSFGQIVRNDGPESHFSKRGTPTMGGLMILASITISVLMWAYPSNPYVWCVLFVLLGYGVVGFIDDYRKVVRKDTKGLIARWKYFWQSVIALAAAFTMYAIGKDTPATELVVPFFKDIMPQLGLLYILLSYFVIVGTSNAVNLTDGLDGLAIMPTVFVAAGFALVAWATGNMNFASYLHIPYLRHAGELVIVCTAIVGAGLGFLWFNTYPAQVFMGDVGSLALGGALGTIAVLLRQEFLLVIMGGVFVVETLSVILQVGSFKLRGQRIFRMAPIHHHYELKGWPEPRVIVRFWIISLMLVLIGLATLKVR from the coding sequence ATGTTAGTTTGGCTGGCCGAACACTTGGTCAAATATTATTCCGGCTTCAACGTCTTTTCCTATCTGACGTTTCGCGCCATTGTCAGCCTGCTGACCGCTTTGTTCCTGTCGTTGTGGATCGGGCCTCGCATGATTGCCCGTCTGCAGAAAATGTCGTTTGGTCAGATTGTCCGTAACGACGGCCCGGAATCACATTTCAGTAAACGTGGTACACCCACGATGGGCGGCCTGATGATCCTGGCGTCTATCACGATTTCCGTATTGATGTGGGCTTATCCGTCCAACCCTTACGTGTGGTGTGTCCTGTTCGTCTTGCTGGGTTACGGCGTGGTGGGCTTTATCGATGACTACCGCAAAGTCGTGCGCAAAGACACCAAGGGCCTGATTGCCCGCTGGAAATATTTCTGGCAGTCCGTGATTGCGCTGGCTGCGGCCTTCACCATGTATGCCATTGGTAAAGATACCCCTGCGACTGAACTGGTGGTGCCGTTCTTTAAAGACATCATGCCGCAGTTGGGTTTGTTGTATATCCTGCTGAGCTATTTTGTGATTGTTGGTACCAGTAACGCAGTAAACCTGACGGACGGTCTGGATGGTCTGGCGATTATGCCCACGGTTTTCGTCGCAGCGGGTTTTGCGCTGGTGGCATGGGCGACCGGCAACATGAATTTCGCCAGCTACCTGCATATTCCCTATCTGCGCCATGCGGGTGAACTGGTGATTGTGTGTACCGCCATTGTTGGCGCCGGGCTTGGGTTCTTGTGGTTCAACACTTATCCGGCACAGGTTTTCATGGGCGATGTAGGTTCTCTGGCTCTGGGTGGCGCACTGGGAACTATCGCCGTGCTGCTGCGTCAGGAGTTTTTACTGGTGATTATGGGCGGTGTGTTTGTTGTCGAAACACTGTCGGTCATCCTGCAGGTTGGGTCCTTTAAGTTGCGTGGGCAGCGTATTTTCCGTATGGCGCCTATTCATCATCACTACGAACTTAAAGGCTGGCCGGAACCGCGCGTCATTGTGCGCTTCTGGATTATTTCGCTGATGCTGGTGCTGATTGGCCTGGCGACGCTGAAGGTACGGTGA
- the murF gene encoding UDP-N-acetylmuramoyl-tripeptide--D-alanyl-D-alanine ligase yields MIRVSLQTLADALNAELIGTDTQIDSVTTDTRQVTEGCLFVALKGEKFDAHDFAADAVKAGSGALLVSKRLPVDVPQLVVADTRIALGKLGGWVRQQVPARVVGLTGSSGKTSVKEMTAAILRECGNVLYTAGNFNNDIGVPLTLLRLTAEHDFAVIEMGANHPGEIAYTTALARPETALVNNLSAAHLEGFGSLAGVARAKGEIFEGLPENGIAVINADNNDWANWQHKLTGKTVWRFSPLQAADVDFSASDVRISPLNTAFTLHSPQGSIDVSLPVPGRHNIANALAAAALALSVGASLDNVRAGLATLQSVKGRLFPIVISEGKTLLDDSYNANVGSMTAAAQVLAEMPGYRVMAVGDMAELGAESESCHRQVGEAIRNAGIDKVFSIGHDSRIISDVSGCGEHLKDKAALTARLTSLLSEHAVITVLIKGSRSAAMEQVVRALQENATC; encoded by the coding sequence ATGATCCGCGTTTCCCTGCAAACACTGGCGGATGCGCTCAACGCTGAGCTTATCGGTACCGATACCCAAATCGACAGCGTGACGACGGACACCCGTCAGGTCACCGAAGGCTGTCTGTTTGTTGCGCTGAAAGGCGAAAAATTTGATGCCCACGATTTTGCCGCTGATGCCGTCAAAGCCGGTTCAGGGGCTTTACTGGTAAGTAAGCGCTTACCGGTGGACGTTCCGCAGTTAGTGGTTGCTGATACGCGTATTGCGCTCGGAAAACTGGGGGGCTGGGTGCGTCAGCAGGTACCTGCGCGCGTTGTCGGCCTGACCGGTTCTTCCGGCAAGACTTCTGTAAAAGAGATGACTGCGGCAATTTTGCGTGAGTGCGGCAATGTGCTGTATACCGCAGGTAACTTCAATAACGACATCGGCGTTCCGCTGACATTGCTGCGTCTGACGGCAGAGCATGATTTTGCTGTCATTGAAATGGGCGCGAATCATCCGGGGGAAATCGCCTATACCACTGCGCTGGCGCGGCCTGAAACGGCCCTGGTGAATAACCTGTCAGCCGCACATCTGGAAGGTTTCGGTTCCCTTGCGGGTGTGGCCCGTGCGAAAGGCGAGATTTTCGAAGGCCTGCCGGAAAATGGCATTGCCGTGATTAATGCGGACAACAATGACTGGGCAAACTGGCAGCACAAGCTGACCGGCAAAACGGTCTGGCGCTTCTCTCCGCTGCAGGCTGCTGATGTCGATTTCAGTGCTTCAGATGTCAGAATCAGCCCGCTGAATACCGCATTCACCCTGCATTCTCCTCAGGGCAGCATTGATGTTTCGCTGCCGGTTCCGGGCCGACACAATATCGCTAATGCACTCGCTGCGGCTGCGCTGGCGTTGTCTGTCGGCGCTTCACTGGACAACGTGCGCGCCGGTCTGGCAACACTGCAATCTGTAAAAGGACGCTTGTTCCCGATCGTCATCAGCGAGGGCAAAACCTTGCTCGATGACAGCTACAACGCGAATGTGGGTTCAATGACTGCTGCCGCACAGGTGCTGGCGGAGATGCCGGGATACCGCGTGATGGCGGTGGGCGATATGGCTGAACTGGGTGCTGAAAGCGAAAGTTGCCACCGTCAGGTTGGCGAGGCTATCCGTAATGCAGGCATCGATAAGGTCTTCAGCATTGGTCATGACAGCCGCATCATCAGTGATGTCAGCGGGTGTGGTGAACATCTGAAAGATAAGGCAGCCCTGACGGCCCGTTTAACGAGCTTACTGTCTGAACATGCGGTAATTACCGTTTTGATTAAAGGTTCACGTAGTGCCGCAATGGAGCAGGTAGTACGCGCGTTACAGGAGAATGCAACATGTTAG
- the murE gene encoding UDP-N-acetylmuramoyl-L-alanyl-D-glutamate--2,6-diaminopimelate ligase — translation MADRNLRDILAPWVSDAPAVALKDMILDSRVAAAGDLFVAVSGHTSDGRRFIPQAIAQGVAAVVAEAKGEQKHGTVCQMHGVPVVYLEDLNILLSELAGRFYQQPGKELRLVGVTGTNGKTTTTQLLAQWSQLLGETSAVMGTVGNGLLDSVVPAENTTGSAVQVQHILADLVKQGATFAAMEVSSHGLVQHRVAALPFAAAAFTNLSRDHLDYHGDMQNYEDAKWQLFSSHHVGQKIINADDDVGARWLTKTPGAIAVSMEDKIPAGWNGRWLVARSVNYHDNGATVNIDSSWGEGNLESRLMGAFNVSNLLVALATLLSLDYPLAQLLATASQLQPVCGRMEVFNAPGKPTAVVDYAHTPDALEKALAAARLHCRGTLWCVFGCGGDRDKGKRPLMGGIAEQYADRVIVTDDNPRSEEPRAIVADILSGLLDAGRAQEIHGRAEAVTSAIMQAKEEDVVLIAGKGHEDYQLVGNQRLDYSDRVTVARLLGVIA, via the coding sequence GTGGCAGATCGTAATTTGCGCGACATCTTAGCGCCCTGGGTGAGTGATGCCCCGGCGGTAGCGCTAAAAGACATGATTCTCGACAGCCGCGTTGCGGCTGCCGGCGATCTGTTTGTCGCGGTTTCAGGCCATACCAGTGACGGGCGTCGTTTTATTCCCCAGGCAATTGCCCAGGGCGTCGCTGCCGTTGTGGCCGAGGCAAAGGGTGAACAAAAGCATGGAACGGTCTGCCAGATGCATGGTGTACCGGTAGTTTATCTCGAGGATCTTAATATTCTGCTGTCAGAGCTGGCGGGACGCTTTTACCAGCAACCGGGCAAAGAATTACGTCTGGTTGGCGTAACAGGCACCAATGGCAAAACCACGACCACGCAATTGCTGGCGCAGTGGAGCCAGTTGCTGGGCGAAACCAGTGCCGTGATGGGCACTGTGGGCAATGGCTTGCTGGATAGCGTGGTACCGGCGGAAAACACCACCGGTTCTGCCGTACAGGTTCAGCACATTCTGGCTGATCTGGTGAAACAGGGGGCAACCTTTGCCGCAATGGAAGTTTCTTCCCACGGGCTGGTTCAGCATCGTGTTGCTGCACTGCCGTTTGCCGCTGCCGCATTTACCAACCTGAGCCGTGATCATCTTGATTACCACGGCGATATGCAAAATTATGAAGACGCCAAATGGCAGCTTTTCTCCTCGCATCATGTCGGTCAGAAAATCATTAATGCTGACGATGACGTCGGAGCGCGCTGGCTGACGAAAACGCCGGGCGCAATTGCGGTCAGCATGGAAGACAAAATCCCGGCAGGCTGGAATGGCCGCTGGCTGGTGGCGCGCAGCGTGAATTATCACGACAACGGCGCGACCGTAAATATCGATTCAAGCTGGGGTGAAGGCAATCTGGAGAGTCGCCTCATGGGCGCGTTCAACGTCAGCAACCTGCTGGTTGCGCTGGCAACGCTCCTTTCCCTCGATTATCCGCTGGCGCAATTACTGGCGACAGCCTCTCAGCTACAACCGGTTTGTGGCCGCATGGAAGTTTTCAATGCGCCGGGTAAACCTACCGCGGTGGTGGATTATGCCCATACCCCTGACGCACTGGAAAAAGCGCTGGCGGCAGCCCGTCTGCATTGTCGTGGCACGCTGTGGTGTGTATTTGGTTGCGGCGGCGATCGCGATAAAGGTAAACGTCCGCTGATGGGCGGTATTGCTGAGCAATACGCTGACCGCGTGATTGTTACCGATGATAATCCCCGCAGCGAAGAGCCTCGCGCAATTGTTGCCGATATTCTCTCCGGCCTGCTTGATGCCGGGCGCGCGCAGGAAATTCATGGCCGCGCAGAAGCAGTCACCAGCGCGATTATGCAGGCGAAAGAAGAGGATGTGGTGTTGATTGCCGGTAAAGGACATGAGGATTACCAGCTTGTCGGCAATCAGCGTCTCGATTATTCCGACCGCGTGACGGTCGCACGTTTGCTGGGGGTGATCGCATGA